Proteins from a single region of Segatella copri:
- a CDS encoding polyprenol monophosphomannose synthase, producing MSDSIVIIPTYNEKENIEKIIRAVFGLEKQFDILVIDDGSPDGTAAIVKGLMANEFAGRLHILERSGKLGLGTAYIMGFKWSLKQGYDFIFEMDADFSHDPNDLPRLYAATHDEGYDVAVGSRYISGVNVVNWPIGRVLMSYFASKYVRIVTGFKVNDTTAGFVCYRRKVLETIDLDAIRFKGYAFQIEMKYTAHRIGFKIKEVPVIFVNRREGVSKMSGGIFGEAFFGVMRLRLDGWFKKYPKKD from the coding sequence ATGAGTGATAGCATAGTAATCATTCCTACATATAATGAGAAGGAAAACATCGAGAAAATCATCCGTGCTGTCTTCGGTCTCGAAAAGCAGTTTGATATCCTCGTTATCGATGACGGAAGTCCTGACGGTACTGCTGCCATTGTCAAGGGCTTGATGGCTAATGAGTTTGCCGGTCGTCTGCATATCCTGGAGCGTTCGGGTAAACTCGGTTTAGGTACAGCCTATATCATGGGCTTCAAATGGTCATTGAAGCAGGGCTATGACTTCATCTTCGAGATGGATGCCGACTTCAGTCATGATCCTAATGATTTGCCTCGTCTCTATGCGGCAACTCACGATGAGGGGTATGATGTGGCTGTAGGCTCAAGATATATTTCGGGTGTGAACGTAGTCAACTGGCCTATCGGACGCGTATTGATGAGCTATTTCGCTTCTAAATACGTACGTATCGTAACCGGATTTAAGGTGAATGATACCACAGCAGGATTCGTCTGCTACCGACGTAAGGTATTGGAAACTATAGATTTGGATGCTATCCGCTTCAAGGGCTATGCTTTCCAGATAGAGATGAAATATACGGCTCATCGAATAGGTTTCAAGATCAAGGAGGTGCCTGTCATCTTTGTTAACCGTCGTGAAGGTGTGAGCAAGATGAGTGGTGGCATCTTTGGTGAGGCTTTCTTTGGCGTGATGCGACTGCGCCTGGATGGCTGGTTCAAAAAATATCCGAAGAAGGATTAA